A part of Scleropages formosus chromosome 3, fSclFor1.1, whole genome shotgun sequence genomic DNA contains:
- the LOC108932628 gene encoding zinc-binding protein A33-like isoform X2 has protein sequence MTAEVSFLDEELVCSVCCEIFKDPVILLCSHSFCRSCVQQYWEQKSSRECPVCRRRSSMERPPVNLVLQNIIESYFKQKCQSEAVEKTELRCSVHGEKLLFFCEDDQEVLCVVCQTSKKHRNHQLCPMEEAALDIKEQLKTTLEAIKEKLKKFNETKKQCEKTVKHIKNQAQHTEKQIKEEFEKLHQFLRDEEEARLAALREEEEQKSQRMKEKIENISKHISILSDRIRKIEEDLNNEDTKFLMGCKSTKQRAQCEVQDPEVLSGVLIDVAKHLGSLSFRVWEKMLHIVTYTPVTLDPNTAHPYLSVSDDLTCVRNTGVRQQLPDNTERFYPCVCVLGSEGFTSGKHSWEVEVGNKPEWTIGVMKESISRKGKITCSPDNGFWVVALRNGDQYKACTSPSTHLTLEKKPQRIQVQLDYDKGKVSFFNPTDMSHIYTSTDTFTEKLFPFFSPCINIDGRNAQALKICPVKVSVYKL, from the exons ATGACAGCTGAAGTTTCTTTTCTGGATGAGGAGCTCGTTTGTTCTGTGTGCTGTGAGATCTTCAAGGATCCTGTTATTCTACTATGTAGTCACAGTTTCTGTAGATCCTGTGTGCAGCAATACTGGGAACAGAAGAGCTCTAGAGAGTGTCCTGTGTGTAGAAGGAGGTCCTCTATGGAAAGGCCTCCTGTCAACCTGGTTTTACAGAACATTATAGAGTCCTACTTCAAGCAGAAATGTCAGTCAGAGGCTGTGGAGAAAACTGAACTTCGCTGCAGTGTCCATGGAGAGAAGCTCTTGTTCTTCTGTGAGGACGACCAAGAAGTTCTCTGTGTCGTGTGTCAGACttcaaaaaagcacagaaaccaCCAGCTCTGTCCAATGGAAGAGGCTGCACTGGATATAAAG GAACAACTCAAGACTACGCTGGAAGCAataaaggaaaaactgaaaaagttcaaTGAAACtaaaaaacagtgtgaaaaaacagtgaaacacataAAG AATCAGGctcaacacacagagaaacagataAAGGAGGAGTTTGAGAAGCTCCACCAGTTCCTGCGAGATGAAGAGGAGGCCAGATTGGCTGCactgagggaggaagaggagcagaaaagtcagaggatgaaggagaagaTAGAAAACATATCCAAACACATCTCCATACTGTCAGACAGAATCAGAAAGATTGAGGAAGATCTGAACAATGAAGACACCAAATTCCTGATG GGCTGCAAGAGCACAAAACaaag AGCCCAGTGTGAAGTGCAGGATCCAGAGGTGCTTTCAGGGGTGCTGATAGATGTGGCCAAACACCTGGGTTCTCTGAGCTTCAGAGTCTGGGAGAAGATGCTCCACATTGTCACATACA CTCCTGTGACTCTGGACCCCAACACTGCTCACCCCTACCTCTCTGTGTCTGATGATCTGACCTGTGTGAGAAACACTGGAGTCAGACAGCAGCTTCCTGACAACACAGAGAGGTTttatccctgtgtgtgtgtgttgggctctGAGGGGTTTACTTCaggaaaacacagctgggaggtggaggtgggaaacAAGCCTGAGTGGACTATAGGAGTGATGAAAGAGTCCATCAGCAGGAAGGGGAAGATTACATGCAGTCCAGATAATGGATTCTGGGTCGTTGCTCTGAGGAATGGAGATCAGTATAAAGCATGCACATCACCATCAACACACCTCACGCTGGAGAAGAAACCCCAGAGGATCCAAGTTCAGCTGGACTATGACAAGGGGAAGGTGTCCTTCTTCAACCCCACTGACATGTCACACATCTACACTTCTACAGACACTTTCACTGAGaaactgtttccatttttctctccttgtaTAAATATTGATGGCAGAAATGCTCAGGCTTTGAAGATCTGTCCAGTGAAGGTGTCTGTGTATAAACTGTAA
- the LOC108932628 gene encoding zinc-binding protein A33-like isoform X1, producing MTAEVSFLDEELVCSVCCEIFKDPVILLCSHSFCRSCVQQYWEQKSSRECPVCRRRSSMERPPVNLVLQNIIESYFKQKCQSEAVEKTELRCSVHGEKLLFFCEDDQEVLCVVCQTSKKHRNHQLCPMEEAALDIKEQLKTTLEAIKEKLKKFNETKKQCEKTVKHIKNQAQHTEKQIKEEFEKLHQFLRDEEEARLAALREEEEQKSQRMKEKIENISKHISILSDRIRKIEEDLNNEDTKFLMLFLFVFSRAARAQNKVQDPEVLSGVLIDVAKHLGSLSFRVWEKMLHIVTYTPVTLDPNTAHPYLSVSDDLTCVRNTGVRQQLPDNTERFYPCVCVLGSEGFTSGKHSWEVEVGNKPEWTIGVMKESISRKGKITCSPDNGFWVVALRNGDQYKACTSPSTHLTLEKKPQRIQVQLDYDKGKVSFFNPTDMSHIYTSTDTFTEKLFPFFSPCINIDGRNAQALKICPVKVSVYKL from the exons ATGACAGCTGAAGTTTCTTTTCTGGATGAGGAGCTCGTTTGTTCTGTGTGCTGTGAGATCTTCAAGGATCCTGTTATTCTACTATGTAGTCACAGTTTCTGTAGATCCTGTGTGCAGCAATACTGGGAACAGAAGAGCTCTAGAGAGTGTCCTGTGTGTAGAAGGAGGTCCTCTATGGAAAGGCCTCCTGTCAACCTGGTTTTACAGAACATTATAGAGTCCTACTTCAAGCAGAAATGTCAGTCAGAGGCTGTGGAGAAAACTGAACTTCGCTGCAGTGTCCATGGAGAGAAGCTCTTGTTCTTCTGTGAGGACGACCAAGAAGTTCTCTGTGTCGTGTGTCAGACttcaaaaaagcacagaaaccaCCAGCTCTGTCCAATGGAAGAGGCTGCACTGGATATAAAG GAACAACTCAAGACTACGCTGGAAGCAataaaggaaaaactgaaaaagttcaaTGAAACtaaaaaacagtgtgaaaaaacagtgaaacacataAAG AATCAGGctcaacacacagagaaacagataAAGGAGGAGTTTGAGAAGCTCCACCAGTTCCTGCGAGATGAAGAGGAGGCCAGATTGGCTGCactgagggaggaagaggagcagaaaagtcagaggatgaaggagaagaTAGAAAACATATCCAAACACATCTCCATACTGTCAGACAGAATCAGAAAGATTGAGGAAGATCTGAACAATGAAGACACCAAATTCCTGATG ttatttttatttgtgttttccagGGCTGCAAGAGCACAAAACaaag TGCAGGATCCAGAGGTGCTTTCAGGGGTGCTGATAGATGTGGCCAAACACCTGGGTTCTCTGAGCTTCAGAGTCTGGGAGAAGATGCTCCACATTGTCACATACA CTCCTGTGACTCTGGACCCCAACACTGCTCACCCCTACCTCTCTGTGTCTGATGATCTGACCTGTGTGAGAAACACTGGAGTCAGACAGCAGCTTCCTGACAACACAGAGAGGTTttatccctgtgtgtgtgtgttgggctctGAGGGGTTTACTTCaggaaaacacagctgggaggtggaggtgggaaacAAGCCTGAGTGGACTATAGGAGTGATGAAAGAGTCCATCAGCAGGAAGGGGAAGATTACATGCAGTCCAGATAATGGATTCTGGGTCGTTGCTCTGAGGAATGGAGATCAGTATAAAGCATGCACATCACCATCAACACACCTCACGCTGGAGAAGAAACCCCAGAGGATCCAAGTTCAGCTGGACTATGACAAGGGGAAGGTGTCCTTCTTCAACCCCACTGACATGTCACACATCTACACTTCTACAGACACTTTCACTGAGaaactgtttccatttttctctccttgtaTAAATATTGATGGCAGAAATGCTCAGGCTTTGAAGATCTGTCCAGTGAAGGTGTCTGTGTATAAACTGTAA